CCGGCCGGATCACCCGCGGCAGGGTCGGCAGGATCATCAGGTCCTGGCGGACCGGCACCGACTTTTCCGCCGAACCATATGCGCCGTCCCTGCCCGCCACCACCATCACCCTGACCGCTCCGATGTATTGCGGCATGGTCAATGTGTGTTCAGCGGTTTTGCCGCGCTCCAGGGCGAACGGCCCGGCGAACATCACCACCGGCGGGAAGCGGCGCGGCTTTTTCTCCTTGCCGGCGCCCTCGCCCTCTTCGCCGCCGCCCAGAGCCAGGAGGCGGGAAAGCTCGGCCCCGTACGCTTCGGCGACATCGTCGAAAAGGTCCCAGGTGAGGATGCCCAGGGCCTCCCGGTTGTAGAAGCGCTGGCGCAGGTCGGGGGCGGAATAGCGGGTGAGCCCGAGCAGGCCCTCATCGACCACGGCCAGGGTGTAGGTCATGGGCCGGCCGTCTTTTTCATTGACGCTGACCTTGAACTCCTCCTGCGGTTTCAGCTCCGCTGCCACCTTCAGCTGCGGTTCGAGCCGGGTGGCGGGATTGTCCACCAGGATGGGAATGACCCCGTAGAGGCGGATGGGGGTGTCGCTCTTTTTGCCGGAATGGGGTTGCAGCAACAAAACATGGACATAGATGTTCGGCGTCATGTTCTCGTCGAGCTCGATCTCGAAGCGGTTTTCCCCTTCCTTGGTACTCACCCACATCTGGCGCAGGACCGACGAGCCGTTTTCCAGCGAGACCAGTGCCTGGCCCTGGGGGGCGGTGGGAAGGAAGATGACCGCTTTCTCTCCCACCAGGTAGCGCTCCTTGTCGGCGGAAAAATTGAGCCGGGTCGCCCCGGCGCCGCTTTCCTCGCGGGCGCGGCCGGCCCAGCCCGGCCAGTCGATGAAAATGATCTTGCCGGTGGCGTGGCCGCTCTCGGGGTCGACCACGCGGACCAGGTAGCGGCCCCAGGCGGGGTATTTGACCTGGAATTTCCATTCGCCGACGCCGTCCTTGGTGGAGACCGTCCCTTGCAAAATCCGGTCGTGACTGGAATTGGAGGCGTACTGGGCCAGGGAATCGCCGCTCTTGTCCCACCACCACTTCCATTCCACCTTGTAGAGGCTGACTTCCAGCTTGGAGCGGGAAGCGGGCTTGCCGTCGGGATCGACGGTGATGATCTGCAGCACGTGGTCCTGGTCGGTGAGGAGCATGTTGCGGGCGGCGTCCCCCTTCGGCGGCTTGATGCCGACATAGCTCGTGTAGGGGTGGAAGGGCAGGGTGAGCGCATCGCTGGAGAAATCACCTCCGGCTTCGAAAACGCGGGAGACGAAGGTGGCGTCCATCATGCCCGGGGCCGCCTCCTCGATTTCGAGCGTGACCGGGAAGCTGGCGTCGCCCTTTTCGTTCAATTCGCCGCTGGCCAGCGACTGCTCGGCAGCAGTGAACTCGCGGGCCGGATCGTCAAAAACGAAATCCGGCCAGCGGTCGAAGCGGGTGGGCCGAGGCGAAAACTTCACCGTGACGTCGAATTTCAGGTTGGCGGCGGGGGCCCCGTGCAGCCACTGGCTGCTGATGGAGCCGGTGTACGCTTCGCCGGCCAGCAGCTTCTGCGCCCCCGGGTTGAAGGCGATCTTTAGGCGGTTGGGCACCACCGTCTCGATCTTCAGCTTCTGCTCGAAAGCCATGCCGCCGATCGTCACCCGGGCCTTCCAATTTCCGGTCAGCGCCGCTTCGTCGGTCTCGATGCAAAAACAGTAGAAGGTGTCGAAGGACTTGGTCGGCTTCAGGGTCTGGATCAGCTGGTCCTTGGGATTGTAGAGTTCCAGGGTGACCGGATGCTCCTTGGGTAGTGCCCGGTCGCGGTCGAACAGCACGAAGGTGAGGTACAGGGTGTCGCCGGGACGCCAGACGCCTCGCTCGCCGTAGATGGCGCCGCGGATGCCCTTGAGCACTTTCTCGCCGCCGACGTCAAAATGGCTGGTGGCCAGCAACCCGTCCTGGTCGAGCCGCAGATAGCCCCGCTCCTTTCCCTGCCGGGCTTCGATGAAGAAAGGCCGCGATTGCAGGTTCAGGGTCAGGAAGCCGGAGCCGTCGGTGCTGCCTTCGGCGAGGAGTTGGTTCTGGAAATTCATGGCCCGGATCTCGACATCGGCGAACGGCTGGCCGCTGCGGATGTCGGTGCTCACCACGTGCAGGGTCAGGTTCTCCTCGAGCTTGGCGATCAGGCCCAGGTTGGAAGCCAGGAAATTCCGGGCCGGGAACAAGTCGCTGTTGTAGCGTTGGTCGTAGTAGGCGTCCCTGCAGGGGTCGTTGCGCTCATCCCAGTTGCGGTTGCTCTGCTCCTCGTCGTAGTACCCTTCGGCGTAGTCCCAGTAGGAGCCCTCGCGGTACGAGGTGTCGTCCTGGTTGCGGAACGGCGGCTCGACGGCCGGCGGGGTGGTGCTGTCGGCGCAGGCGTAGGTGGAGTTGCCGCGGTTGAAGGAGAGGATGATGCGGAAAAGGCTGCCGGGGTTGTCCTTCAGCAGCTGGGTCACGTCCAGGCTGTAGCGGCGCCAGCCGGCGGTCTCCTCCGGCTTGTCGGAGAGCGGAACGGTCTTGCGCCACAAAAAGCGGCCGACCATCGCCAGGTTCTCCTTGCCCTGGAGATTGTTCTGTTGCAAAAATTGCGCCATGTTGTTGCTGTAGATCTGGAAGGCGGTGACCTGGATCGCCCTGAGACTCACCGCTTCGAAGGGGATGGTCAGCATGTCCTTCTGGGGCAGGATGACGCCCTTGCCGACGAAACGGACCTGTGGCGCGATCCTTTGGAACACGACGTTGCGGGTGACGCGGGCGGCGAGGCGGCGGTCATTGTAGTTGCGGACGCCCGGATTGACGGCGATCTCCAGCGAGCCGTCGAAGCTTTTGCTCGAGTAAATGCGGATGACGTTGGCTTCGATCTCGAAGGTCGGCGCATGCCCGGCAACCGTGATCAGACCCTGCAAATCCTGGTTTTTTTTCAGGGGATCGGAGAAGCGCAGCAGGATGCTCGGCGCGGGTTCGCTGACTGCCTCAGCGCTCAACAGGTCGAACTG
The sequence above is drawn from the Candidatus Aminicenantes bacterium genome and encodes:
- a CDS encoding MG2 domain-containing protein, whose protein sequence is MKKTSRFMIAGLILLAIVSPGCKKKKIPQTTDWYRYISAYTSGSVSRKAQIRVLFVGNVGREGQDPSQLDGYLEFDPVITGKTEWKSARELVFTPAAELRPGANYKARLNTGKFMDLPNEYSSFEFPFSVIEENIELQLQGLTPVDETSPNQFFLRGTLTSRDSEDGSVIQKILAAEQEGKALAIEWTHSSDGQNHEFVIRAIERREKTSLLQVRWDGSAIGVDKKGSRAVDVPSLGQFDLLSAEAVSEPAPSILLRFSDPLKKNQDLQGLITVAGHAPTFEIEANVIRIYSSKSFDGSLEIAVNPGVRNYNDRRLAARVTRNVVFQRIAPQVRFVGKGVILPQKDMLTIPFEAVSLRAIQVTAFQIYSNNMAQFLQQNNLQGKENLAMVGRFLWRKTVPLSDKPEETAGWRRYSLDVTQLLKDNPGSLFRIILSFNRGNSTYACADSTTPPAVEPPFRNQDDTSYREGSYWDYAEGYYDEEQSNRNWDERNDPCRDAYYDQRYNSDLFPARNFLASNLGLIAKLEENLTLHVVSTDIRSGQPFADVEIRAMNFQNQLLAEGSTDGSGFLTLNLQSRPFFIEARQGKERGYLRLDQDGLLATSHFDVGGEKVLKGIRGAIYGERGVWRPGDTLYLTFVLFDRDRALPKEHPVTLELYNPKDQLIQTLKPTKSFDTFYCFCIETDEAALTGNWKARVTIGGMAFEQKLKIETVVPNRLKIAFNPGAQKLLAGEAYTGSISSQWLHGAPAANLKFDVTVKFSPRPTRFDRWPDFVFDDPAREFTAAEQSLASGELNEKGDASFPVTLEIEEAAPGMMDATFVSRVFEAGGDFSSDALTLPFHPYTSYVGIKPPKGDAARNMLLTDQDHVLQIITVDPDGKPASRSKLEVSLYKVEWKWWWDKSGDSLAQYASNSSHDRILQGTVSTKDGVGEWKFQVKYPAWGRYLVRVVDPESGHATGKIIFIDWPGWAGRAREESGAGATRLNFSADKERYLVGEKAVIFLPTAPQGQALVSLENGSSVLRQMWVSTKEGENRFEIELDENMTPNIYVHVLLLQPHSGKKSDTPIRLYGVIPILVDNPATRLEPQLKVAAELKPQEEFKVSVNEKDGRPMTYTLAVVDEGLLGLTRYSAPDLRQRFYNREALGILTWDLFDDVAEAYGAELSRLLALGGGEEGEGAGKEKKPRRFPPVVMFAGPFALERGKTAEHTLTMPQYIGAVRVMVVAGRDGAYGSAEKSVPVRQDLMILPTLPRVIRPDEVFDLPVSVFVSNPDIRSVQVSLTTSDLFLATPPTAKTVNFSAPGDKIVTFRINATSALGQGSVRIQASSGSRRAESEIHISVIAANPKLIESSRMEIPPGQTREIQVTSIGIKGTNEVALEASTLPPFQLQKRLQFLIHYPHGCLEQTLSTAFPQLYLKLLLKLSAEEQKQVEKHINVAIEKLRGFQTSSGGFSYWPGENDVHEWTSSYAGYFLLEAARLGFHVPGAMMEQWKKFQKSLANSWTEGDMQSRLNQADRLYTLALARDPDLGAMNRLREMRGLDSVATILLAGAFQASGQADAAEDLLKNCQWQVADYHDDRNTFGSALRDKAIVIRTLVEMGKADRAKKMVEEIARELGRDTWYSTQETAYSLMALAVYYGGSPANPFRFKMAWDKESGEEIVATVPFFQKLVSPFTAAERKLTVSNPGQNPLYLTIYKSGVVPAGREKAAESNIGFHVEYLNMAGEPLPMERLAQGSDFQVRISVSNLTQNNLSNLALTHMVPAGCQIANPRLIEGEPARNYFDYQDVRDDRIYTYLALNGGAKKTITVVLNASYSGKFYLPGIAIESMYDSAVHANSTGKWLEIVR